AAACAAAAGTTAGACAAACGTATGATGCTTGGTATTCTTATCTGTGTAGTATCTAGCTTTATGATTGGTAGCACTAGTATTGGCGGAGATGCTCCAAAGGGAATGTTCCTTGGAATTTGTATTGCATTTATAGCAGCCCTTGGGTGGGGATTTGAAGGATGTGTAGCTGGATATGGTACATCTATGATTGACTCAGAAATTGGTATTACAATTCGTCAAGCTACATCTGGACTTTCAAACCTAATAATATTAGTGCCTGTATTTGGTATGATATTTGGCGGTGGAATTAAATTTTCCAGTAATTTAACTGTTCAAGCATTTACAAGTGGTCCTGCAATGTTATGGTTTGCTTTAAGTGGTCTTTGTGCTTTTGTTTCATACATGAGCTGGTATAACGGTAACAGTATGTGTGGTGCTGCACTTGGTATGGCTTGCAATGGTACATATTCTTTCTGGGGTCCATTCTGTTGCTGGATAGTTCTTGGAGTAATAGGTGGTATGGACGGATGGGCATTACCTCCAATCGTTTGGATTTCTGCTATATTAATGATGTTTGGTATTCTTGTAATAGCTATGAATCCAATGGATTTATTCAAAAATAAGGAGGTAACAGGAAATGAAGCCGCTTAATTATGCGATTTTGAAATATTTCACAAAAGTCCAAGAGGCCTGCGCTGATGATGTGATAAATGCTTTAAATGATGAATATGCTAGCTTTAAGGCTTTAACAAAGAAAGCTGTGATAACAGCTTTAATGACAGCAGAAGCCAATGGTCTTATTGAAGAAACAAGATTTAAATTAGATAAAAATGGTGAGTTAAAGGTTTATTATCATGCACACGAGGATGGTGCTGCTACGATTAATAAATACATAAAAGACTGATAAGAATTTGTAAATTGACTTTTAAACTAGTTTATTAGGCTCATCACTATAATATAAAATTCATAGGGGTGAGTCATAATTATTTATTAATATATAAGAAATAGTTAATTGAAAGGAGTTTATTTTATGAAGGAAGTTTCAAAGGCAGTAAGTGCAGAAGCTATTGCTGCAAAGAAGAAATTATCAAGTGATTTCTTCAAAAAAGGTATATCCCTAGCTTTATTTTCAGGAATTACCTATGGAATGTATACTGCATGTCTAACAATGGGAATGACAAAAGGAGTATGGGGTGACTGGTATGGTGCTAATAAAGCTGGTTTATCAGCATTTGCCTTAGCATACTTAGTTGCAGCACTAGGAAATGCAATAAACGACACATGTAGTGCTGTTTGGGCAATTTTATATTCATTAGTTAAAGGTAAATTTGGCGATTTCTTAAGATGCATCAATTCGGCTCCAGGGCGTGTAATGATATTAGCAGCTCTTATTGGAGGACCTATCGCTGGTACAGCTTATGTTATAGCACTTCAAATGGCTGGTTCAATAGTTGTTCCGATATCAGCTCTTTGCCCTGCTATTGCAGCTATCTTAGGAAGAGTTTTGTATAAGCAGGAATTAAATAAACGTATGGCATTTGGTATTGTAATATGCGTATTTGCCAGCTTTTTAATTGGTAGTACAAGCCTTAGTGGTGGTACCGCTTCAGCAAAAACTATTATTGGATTTATTATAGCTATTGTTGCAGCTCTTGGATGGGGTTTCGAAGGTTGTGTAGCTGGATATGGTACAGCAATGATTGACCCTGAAATTGGTATTTGTATTCGTCAAGTAACATCAGGTATAGCAAACCTATTTATAGTAGTTCCAGTATTAGCAGTTTTATCTGGCAAAATTGGTCTTTCGGTTGAGCTTGCTACTAAAGCATTTACAAGTGGTCCAGCAATGATTTGGTTCGCGTTAAGTAGTTGTTTAACAGTTTTTACATTTATGACATGGTACGCTGGAAACAGTATGTGCGGAGCAGGACTTGGTACTGCATGTAATGGTACATATTCATTCTTTGGTCCATTATTCTGCTTATTATTACTAGGAGTATATGGTGGAATGGATGGTTACTCATTACCTTCAGTTGCTTGGATTGGAGCAGTAATAATGATGTTTGGTATTCTTACAGTATCTATGAATCCGTTGGATCTTTTTAGAAGCAAAAAACAGGAGGTATAATAGATGAAGCCGCTTAATTATGCAATTTTAAAATATTTTACTAAAGTTGAAGAAGCTTGTGCTGAAGATGTTATAGAAGCATTAAGAGGAGAATATGGAAATTTTAAGGCTTTAACAAAGAAAGCTGTAACAACGGCTTTAATGACAGCAGAAGCCAATGGTCTTATTGAAGAAACAAGATTTGAATTAGATAAAAACGGTGAGCTAAAAGTTTATTATCATGCTCATGAAGATGGAGCTGCTACAATTAATAAATATATAAGAGATTAATTTTTAGTATTGATTAATTTTTAACATTACCCTATGGGGAATGCTTATATACAAAAAAAGCTTTTATGAATTTATTAAAATAATTATTTTTGTAAATATTAGGAGCGAATTTTGCTCCTAATAACATGCTCCATAGTGAAATATTTAGAAAATTTTATTAAAAGAAATATATTGACTTTCCCCCAAAGGGTAAGGGATATAATCAATATATAAATAAATAACAATAAACAAAAGATAAATGAGAACATAAAATAATAATAATATTTGTGCAGTCAAACAAGAATATATTGGGTTAAAAACAGGAAGGAGGAATTATCAATGAGATATTATGGAGAAGAGGCTTTAGGACTTGTAGAAACAATAGGATTAGTTCCTGCACTTGAAGCTGCAGATAAAATGCTTAAGGCAGCTAATGTTGAATTAATTTCATATGAAAACATTGGTTCAACTCTTGTAACTATTATGGTAAAAGGTGATGTGGGAGCAGTAAAATCTGCCGTAGAAGCAGGTGCCGCAGCAGCTGCAGCTATTGGTAAATTAACAGCACACAATGTTATGCCACGTCCTATTAAAGAAGTTGGAGATATTGTTTCAGTACACGATATAGATGCATAAAACGCAGAAAGGAAATGATTACATATGTCAAGATATAAAGCTTTAGGATTAATCGAAACTTTTGGTCTGGTTTTTGCTTTAGAAGCAGCAGATGCTATGTGCAAAGCAGCAGATGTTGAACTTATTGGATATGAAAACGTTGCGTCAGGTTATATATCTGTATTAGTTCGTGGCGATGTTGGTGCTTGTAAAGCAGCGGTAGAAGCTGGAGCTGCAGCAGTTAATGCAATGGAGGATGGAAATCTTTATAGTTCAATAGTTATTCCAAGTCCACATGAAGATCTTGAGAAAATAATAAACCGTTATGCTATTCCAAATCCTATAACTGAATAGTAAAGTGAACTTTTTTAAGAAAAGGAGAGAGGAAAATGAATATTATCGATAATGATTTACTCTCCATGCAGGAAGCTAGAATTCTTGTTGAAAATGCTCGTGAGGCGCAAAAAAAATTAGCAACATTTCCACAAGAAAAGCTTGATGAAATAGTTGAACGTATGACGGAAGAGATTGAAAAACACTTAAAGGAACTTGCAAAGATGTCTAATGAGGAAACTGAATATGGAAAGTGGGAAGATAAATACACTAAAAACCGCTTTGTATGTGAGTATCTGAAAAATAGACTTAAAAACATGAATTGTGTAGGTATCATTAATGAAGATAAAATGAACAAGACAATGGATGTTGGAGTACCAATGGGTGTTATTATAGCTTTTTGTCCATCAACGAGTCCTGTTTCTACAACTATACATAAGGCGCTAATTGCAATTAAATCTGGAAATGCAATTATATTTTCACCTCATCCAAGAGCTAAAAATACGATTTCTAAAACAGTTGATATTTTGATTCGAGCTGCAGAGGGTGTAGGACTTCCGGAAGGTGCTATTGCATATCTGCATACAGTAACCAAAAGTGGTTCATTGGAGCTTATGAATCATAGGGATACTTCTCTTATAATGAATACAGGAGTTTCAGAAATGCTCCATGCAGCTTATAAATCTGGTAAGCCAGTAATTTATGGCGGCAATGGAAATGGTCCAGCATTTATAGAACGCACAGCTGATATAGAGAAGGCTGCCAAAGATATTATTAGCAGTAAGAACTTTGATTATGGGGTTGTTTCTGCCGCTGAACAGTCAATTGTTGTGGATAGCTGTATTGTAGCAGAAGTAACACAAGAGATTCAAAAAAATGGTGGATACTTTATGACAGATGAGGAAGCTGAAAAGTTAGGAAATATCTTTTTTTACAAAGATGGAAGTCCTGACTTAGAGATGATTGGTAAATCACCGCAATTTTTAGCTAAGAAAGCTGGTTTTAGTATACCAGAGGATGTGAAAGTTCTTATTTCTAAGCAAAAGTTTGTTTCTCAAAAGAACCCTTATTCAAAAGAAAAGCTTTCTCCAGTATTAGCATTTTACATTGAAGATGATTGGATGCATGCTTGTGAAAAGTGTATAGAATTGTTGCTTAGTGAAAGGCAGGGACATACACTTATTATACATTCAAAGGATGAAGAAGTTATTCGTCAATTTGCATTAAAGAAACCAGTTGGAAGAGTACTTGTTAACACTCCGGGAACTTTTGGAAGCATGGGAGCAACTACGAATTTGTTTCCTTCAATGACTTTAGGCAGTGGTTCTGCAGGTCAAGGTATGACTTCTGATAATGTTTCACCTATGAATTTAATATATGTACGTAAAGTTGGATATGGAGTTCGTAGTGTAGATGAAATTGTTAATTCAGTAAATCATAAAGAAGATTCCAATGAGGTCTTAAACCATAAGGCAAATGCAAATGAAATAGATAACTTTAAATTACTAGAGAGTATTTTAAAAAAAGTTATGAATGACTTAAGATAAAAAATCATATTTAAAATATGAAATACACTATAGAATGTGAGGGAATGAATTGGATATTCGTGAATTTTCAAATAAATTTATGGAAGCTACTCAAAACATGTCTGAAGAAGAACGTGCTAGTTTAATGAAAATGTTTGAGAGTGTTTCTAAAGAAATAACAAAAGAAGAACCAACAACTTGTCATGTTGCATGTGACAATAATGGACAAATCCCAGATGGAATGACAGAGCGTTTAGTTAAGTTAAAAGAAAATTACTTAAAACATGTTCCATCAATAACAACTCACCGTGCAAGAGCTATAACTAAAATAGCTAAAGAAAACCCAGGTATGCCTAAGTCAGTTCTACGTGGTAAATGTTTCAAGCATTGCTGTGAAACTGCACCACTAGTAATTCAAGACCATGAGCTTATCGTTGGAGCACCAAACGGAAAACCTCGTGCAGGAGCATTTTCTCCTGATATAGCTTGGAGATGGATGGAAGATGAATTAGATACAATATCAACTCGTCCACAAGACCCATTCTATATATCAGATGAAGATAAGAAAATAATGCGTGAAGAGTTATTCCCATTCTGGAAAGGTCAATCAGTTGATGAATACTGTGAAAGTCAGTATCGTGAAGCTGGTGTATGGGAACTTTCAGGAGAATCTTTTGTTTCAGACTGTTCATACCACGCATTAAATGGTGGAGGAGATTCTAACCCAGGATATGACGTTATTCTAATGAAAAAAGGTATGCTTGACATAAAGAGAGAAGCAGAAGAAAAATTAGCTGAACTTGACTACGAAAGACCAGAAGATATTGAAAAAATATACTTCTACAAATCATTAATCGATACTGCTGAAGGTGTTATGATATATGCTAAACGTATGTCAGATTATGCTGCAGAGCTTGCTGCAAAAGAAACTGACCCTAAGCGTAAAGCAGAACTTTTAAAAATTTCTGAAATAAATGCTAGAGTTCCAGCACATAAACCAAGCAATTTCTGGGAAGCAATTCAAGCAGTTTGGACTATAGAATCATTACTTGTAGTTGAAGAAAACCAAACAGGTATGTCTATAGGACGTGTTGACCAATACATGTACCCATTCTACAAAGCTGATATCGAGTCAGGACGTATGAATGATTGTGAAGCATTTGAATTAGCAGGTTGTATGCTTATAAAAATGTCTGAAATGATGTGGTTAACAAGTGAAGGAGCTTCTAAGTTCTTCGCAGGTTATCAGCCATTTGTTAACATGTGCTTAGGTGGTGTTACTAGAGAGGGACGTGATGCTACAAACGAATTAACTTATCTATTAATGGATGCAGTTCGTCACGTTAAAATATATCAACCATCTTTAGCTTGTCGTATACATAAAGGATCACCACAAAAATATCTTAAGAAGATAGTTGACGTTATTCGTTCAGGTATGGGATTCCCAGCATGTCACTTTGATGACGTTCATATAAAAATGATGTTAGCTAAAGGATGTTCTATAGAAGACGCAAGAGATTACTGCTTAATGGGATGCGTTGAGCCACAAAAAGCAGGAAGATTATATCAATGGACTTCTACAGGATACACTCAATGGCCTATATGTATAGAACTTGTTCTTAATCATGGTGTACCACTATGGTATGGTAAGCAAGTATGTCCAGATTTGGGAGATTTAAGCCAGTTTAAAACTTATGAGCAATTTGATGCAGCTGTTAAAGAGCAAATCAAATACATCACTAAATGGACAAGTGTTGCTACAGTAATTTCTCAACGTGTTCATAAAGAACTTGCACCAAAGCCACTTATGTCTATGATGTATGAAGGATGTATGGAAAAAGGTAGAGGAGTAGAAGCAGGTGGAGCTATGTATAACTTCGGACCAGGAGTTGTATGGAGTGGTCTTGCTACTTACACAGACTCTATGGCAGCTATAAAGAAATTAGTATTTGATGATAAGAAATACACTTTAGAGCAATTAAATGAAGCTTTAAAGGCTGATTTTGTTGGATACGAGCAATTAAGAAAAGATTGTTTAGAAGCACCTAAATATGGTAATGATGATGATTATGCAGATTTAATTGCTGCAGATTTAATTCAATTTACTGAACAAGAGCACCGTAAATATAAGACATTATATTCAGTGCTTAGCCATGGTACTTTATCAATCTCTAACAACACTCCATTTGGACAGCTTACTGGAGCTACATCAAATGGACGTAGAGCTTGGATGCCTTTATCAGATGGTATAAGTCCAACACAAGGAGCAGACTTTAAAGGACCTACTGCTATAATTAAATCTGTTTCTAAAATGTGTTGTGAAAACATGAATATAGGTATGGTTCATAACTTCAAGTTAATATCAGGTCTTCTTGATACAAAAGAAGGTGAAAACGGAATAATTACATTATTACGTAGTGCATGTGCCCTTCAACTTGGAGAAATGCAATTCAACTATTTAGATAATAAGACTCTAATAGAGGCTCAAAAACATCCAGAGCAATATCGTGACTTAATTGTTCGTGTTGCTGGATATAGTGCATTCTTCGTTGAATTATGTAAAGACGTTCAGGATGAAATCATCAGCAGAACTGTACTTAACCATTTTTAATTAGAAGAATTTTTGAGATTACTTAAACTAAAACTTATAAATCTGTAATCTACAGAATACTTCTGTAGATTGCAGATTGCAATTAAGATATATATTAAAAATCAAGGTAATGAAACTGGAGAATGAAAATATGAGTAATGAAAATTTAGGTGTAATTGAACGTAAAGCGACGATTTTTAATATACAGAAATACAATATGTATGATGGAGATGGAGTAAGAACTTTAGTATTCTTTCAAGGTTGCCCTCTTCGCTGTAAGTGGTGTGCAAACCCCGAAGGAATGATTAAAAAACATAGAGTTATGTTTAAAAGTAATTTATGTGTTAATTGTGGGGCTTGTGTTTCAGCTTGTCCTGTGGGAATACACACTATCTCTAATGAAACTTTAAAGCATGAAGTTAATCGCGATATTGATTGTATTGGATGTGGTAAATGCAAAGAAGCATGTACTAAATCTGCTATATCAATAGTTGGAGAAGTAAAAACTATCTCTGAACTTTTGGAAATTATAGAAGAGGATAGAACTTTTTATGAAGTTTCTGGTGGCGGAGTTACATTAGGTGGTGGTGAAGTTCTAATGCAGCCTGAAGCAGCTTCTAGTTTATTAATGGCATGTAAGCAAGTAGGAATAAATACTGCAATTGAGACTTGCGGCTATGCAAAACTAGAATCAGTACTTAAGGTAGCAGAGTTCACAGACTTATTCCTATTTGATATTAAGCATATTAATTCTGATAAGCACTTTCAATTAACAGGTGTTAGGAATGAACAGATTTTAGAAAATCTCCAGGAACTACTTCGTCGCAAATATAATGTAAAGATTCGTATGCCTTTACTTAAAGGTGTAAATGATCAACAAGAGGATATTAAAAAAGTTATGGAGTTATTAACACCATACAAAGATTATAAAAACTTTAAAGGAATTGACTTGCTTCCATATCATAAGATGGGGGTAAATAAATACAACCAATTAGGAATTGAATATCCTATAAAGGATGATCCGAGTTTAAAAAATGAAGATTTAGATAGAATTGAAGGATGGATTAAAGAATATGATTTACCTGTAAAGGTAATCCGTCACTAAATAATTTTCAAATAGATAATAAGATAGAAGGTAAGGTTTATGGGAGATTTTCTTGATAGAAACATACAACGTGTTATACAAGAGTCAGTGCCAGGAAAGCAGATTACAATAGCTCATGTTATTGCATCACCCATGCCTGATATATATGAACGTCTTGGAATTGATGAAAAAGGAGCAATAGGTATTTTAACTCTTTCTCCTTATGAATCGGCTATTATTGCAGCGGATATTGCTACAAAGGCTTCCGATGTGGAAATTGGATTCCTTGACCGTTTCACAGGTTCTGTTGTAATAAATGGTGATGTACAAAGTGTTGAAACAGCACTTGGTGCAGTAAATGATATTTTAAAGGATATGCTTGGATTTACTCCGGCTCCCATTACAAGGACATGAGAAGAAAGCGCATAATGGTAATTGGACCTTCAAAATCAGGCAAAACCACATTGGTTAATGCATTAAACAATTATGATGGTCCATTAAGAAGAACACCAGATTTGATTTATGGTAAAAACACCATTGATGTTCCAAGCTCTTATATAGAAAATGCATGGATGTATAAGCATGTAATAGCAGCAGCTCAGGATGCATCTCATGTGCTTATAGTGGTTGATCAGTCTAATAGCAGTGAAATATACTCCCATGGATTTGCAAAGTCCTTTAGATGCCCGGTAATCGGGGTTATAACAAAGTGTGACTTGGTACCTGAAAATGAAGAAAAATGTTTAAAACAGCTAAAGAACATAGGAGTGTCAGAGCCATATTTTCATATTAGTTTTAAAATTGGAACAGGAATTGATGCTTTGAAGAAGTATTTATTTGAAAAAGGTGAGGAGTAAAGGTCGATGATGAGATTTATTACTGAAGAGTACTTGAGAGACTTATTTAGAAAAGAACCTTTTGATACCTACAAGTTACAACAAGGACAGCGCCTTACACCTGGAGCAACTCAATATTTGTCTGATAAGAGAATAAAATTAAATGATGATGCTCCAAAAGCAAATAAGAATGTTTCTAAAAACAATAAGGCTGAAACAAAAGAACCAATGGTAAACAGCAATTTAAATTTGAATAAGAAACTTTGCTTAAAATTGAAATCTATGGAGGCAGTATTTCTTGTTACTAGTAGTGAAATATTAAAAGAGGATATTATCTTAGCACAAAACATTATAAATTTGGGTAGAAAAATATCAAATATCAGAAATGTTGTGGATGGAAAAGGTACTCTTGAGCCAATTTACTGCAGAGAGTGTACTGGAATGAATTCATCAAATTTTATAACAGAGCTTGATGATTGTTTCGAGATAACAGAATTTCATATGCAGCTTGCAAAAAGCAATGCAATTTTAAAAATGCACACACTTCGCTGTGCTTTAAGGGAATTACAGTTTGAAATAATTGATACCTACAAAAATGATGATGACGGTTTAAAAGATAGCATTATAGGGAACGTTAATTCAATAATTAATTCGCTGTCTCAATTGATTTGTTCAGCAGTAGGAGGAAAAGAATGTCAAAGGAAAAATTAACTTTTGAATATTGTGATAATATGGTTCAAGAGTTTGAGGAAGTAATAGAAAGACCAATTGTTAATGGTTCTTCTGTTTATTATACAGGTGTAGACTTAGGTACTGCTTGTATAGTATTGGCTGTTTTAGATGAAAACTACAAGCCTGTTGCAGGTGCATATAGATATGCAGATGTAGTTCGTGACGGTATGGTTGTGGATTATATTGGAGCAGTAAGGATTGTTAGAGAACTTAAGCAGGAAATCGAGGAAAAATTGAATACAGAGCTTATTTATGCGGCGGCTGCAATTCCACCTGGAACTGATGCTTTAGATTCTGGAGCAATTAAAAATGTAGTTCAAGCAGCTGGCTTTGAATTGACAAATCTTTTAGATGAACCTACTGCTGCAAATGCTGTACTTAAAATTCAAAATGGTGCAGTTGTAGATATCGGTGGTGGAACAACTGGAATATCTGTTTTAAAGGATGGAAAAGTAGTTTATGTTGTGGACGAACCTACAGGTGGTACTCATTTTTCACTAGTTATTGCAGGTGCATATGGAATGCCTTTTAATGAGGCAGATAAATTTAAAAGAGATAATAAGAACCACAAGGAAATTTTACCAGTACTAAAGCCAGTAGTTGAAAAGGTGTCAACAATTATTAGTAAGTATATTAAAGATTATGATGTTAATGAAATTTCTTTAGTAGGTGGTACTTGTTGTTTGACAGGCATCGAAGAAATTATTCAAAAAAAGACTGGCGTGTATACACATAAACCTAAAAATCCTATGTTTGTTACACCACTTGGAATAGCATTAAGCTGTACACAAGATATTATGGAATAATAAGGAGAGTGTTTAAAAGTGGATTTTAGAATTATAAAATCACCTTCCCATAGCACTAAAGAAATTCTCATAAAACGTATCGGTGTAAAGTGCGAAACGGATTTAAACAGCGTTGATGCAATAGGACTTGTGCAAGGTAAGCTTATCGATATGATTTATGCTGCAGATATTGCCGAAAAAGCTGTTGGGGTTACTGTTGAAGAGATTAGGGGTACATGTCCCCAACACATGGTTTTAATTGGAATTTTTGGTGACACATCATCAGTTGAAGCCGCCATAAATGAAATTAAAATGAAAATGAAAGAGGGAAAAACAATATGATAGTAGCAAGACTTATTGATAATGTATGGGCCACTAGAAAGGCAGAATCACTTAGCGGACTTAAATTTATGCTTGCAGAAGAAATTGGTGGAATAGATGAAGGACGCAGATTTATTGTTGTGGATATTATAAGTGCAGGTATTGGTGATAGGGTTATCGTTAGTACTGGCTCCTCTGCCCGCAAAATGTTGGGTGACGACAATATTCCTGTGGATGCAGTTGTTATTGGAATAATTGATGATGATTGTCAGTTTGGTTAAATAAGATCTTTCTTAAAAATAATCACAGGATTTTAAGAGTTTTATGGACAGCAATATTATTTTGAAAGGAAGTGAAAAATATGAAAAGATTAATTTGTGCAAAAGATGTTGAAGCATTAATACTAAAAAATGAAAAAGTATTTTATTTAGAAGGCAGTGAAATAATTACTCCATCAGCTAATGATCTTGCAAAAAATAGTGGAATAATATTCACTACAGAAGCACCAGCACCTAAAATTGAGCATGTAGAAGCTAAAAAAGCTCCAAACATGCCAAACATAGAGGGTATGGATGTTGAAATGATGCTTAATTTCTTTAAAACAATGATGGACAAGGGTCTTTTACAACAAATGCTTGAATGTTTAAAGCCAAAGAATGTTCTATTTGAAGCTGAGTCTGATCCTAGCGGACTTAAAGTTGTTAGAGGAAACACAGTAAAAATGGATGTATTTGACACTGGTAACCCAGATGCAAAAGTTTATTTTCAAGAGTTAGTAAACAAAGAAGAATCAAAAATGAGTGCTGGATTTTTAATTATTGAAAATTCAAAATTTGATTGGGAATTAACTTATGAAGAAATTGACTATGTTATCGAGGGAACTTTAACTGTTGAAGTTAATGGAAAGACATACACAGCTTATCCTGGAGATGTGTTATTCGTACCATCAGGTTCTAAAGTAGTTTGGGGTTCTCCAGACAAGGCTAGGGTATTCTATACAACATATCCAGCAAACTGGGCGGATCTTTTATAGAAGACTAGGAGGATTGACCTATGCAAGCGCTTGGTTTAATAGAAACAAAAGGATTACTTGCAGCTGTTGAGGCGGCTGATACAATGGTTAAATCCGCAGATGTAAGTATTATTGAAAAGACTTATGTAGGTGGCGGTCTTGTTACAATTTCAGTTACAGGTGATGTAGGTGCAGTAAAAGCAGCTATAGAAGCTGGGGTAGCGGCTGTTAAAAAACTTGATCAAGAATTTTTAGTTTCAGAGCATGTAATTCCACGTCCTCACGAAGAATTGGAGAATATAATTGGATCTAATACTACAGCAGAATGCATAGAAGAGCCATCATCTGATGAAAAGATGGAGGATGGAGAAAATGCAGATAAAGTAGAAGAACCAGAAAATCCAAAAGTTTTATCATCTGATAAGAAAGAGGATGTAGAAACTATAGAAGAAACTGAAGATGAGGCTAAGGAAAATCAAAATAAAGATGCTTCAGAAGCTGATTTAGATAAACTACATAAGGTGAATTTAGAGAATTTACATAAAGACGATGTAGATAATTTAGTAAGTAAAAATGGTATAGAAAAAACCATTTTGATATTATCTAAGTTAAAAGTAGTTAAGCTTAGAAATCTAGCTCGTGA
The DNA window shown above is from Haloimpatiens massiliensis and carries:
- a CDS encoding BMC domain-containing protein codes for the protein MQALGLIETKGLLAAVEAADTMVKSADVSIIEKTYVGGGLVTISVTGDVGAVKAAIEAGVAAVKKLDQEFLVSEHVIPRPHEELENIIGSNTTAECIEEPSSDEKMEDGENADKVEEPENPKVLSSDKKEDVETIEETEDEAKENQNKDASEADLDKLHKVNLENLHKDDVDNLVSKNGIEKTILILSKLKVVKLRNLAREYKDFVITGRTISKAGKNLLLAKFKLYYEKN
- the eutJ gene encoding ethanolamine utilization protein EutJ translates to MSKEKLTFEYCDNMVQEFEEVIERPIVNGSSVYYTGVDLGTACIVLAVLDENYKPVAGAYRYADVVRDGMVVDYIGAVRIVRELKQEIEEKLNTELIYAAAAIPPGTDALDSGAIKNVVQAAGFELTNLLDEPTAANAVLKIQNGAVVDIGGGTTGISVLKDGKVVYVVDEPTGGTHFSLVIAGAYGMPFNEADKFKRDNKNHKEILPVLKPVVEKVSTIISKYIKDYDVNEISLVGGTCCLTGIEEIIQKKTGVYTHKPKNPMFVTPLGIALSCTQDIME
- a CDS encoding EutN/CcmL family microcompartment protein; its protein translation is MIVARLIDNVWATRKAESLSGLKFMLAEEIGGIDEGRRFIVVDIISAGIGDRVIVSTGSSARKMLGDDNIPVDAVVIGIIDDDCQFG
- a CDS encoding cupin domain-containing protein, with the translated sequence MKRLICAKDVEALILKNEKVFYLEGSEIITPSANDLAKNSGIIFTTEAPAPKIEHVEAKKAPNMPNIEGMDVEMMLNFFKTMMDKGLLQQMLECLKPKNVLFEAESDPSGLKVVRGNTVKMDVFDTGNPDAKVYFQELVNKEESKMSAGFLIIENSKFDWELTYEEIDYVIEGTLTVEVNGKTYTAYPGDVLFVPSGSKVVWGSPDKARVFYTTYPANWADLL
- a CDS encoding BMC domain-containing protein, producing the protein MDFRIIKSPSHSTKEILIKRIGVKCETDLNSVDAIGLVQGKLIDMIYAADIAEKAVGVTVEEIRGTCPQHMVLIGIFGDTSSVEAAINEIKMKMKEGKTI